A single genomic interval of Hevea brasiliensis isolate MT/VB/25A 57/8 chromosome 4, ASM3005281v1, whole genome shotgun sequence harbors:
- the LOC110637209 gene encoding E3 ubiquitin-protein ligase UPL6 isoform X3 has translation MFFTGDPTTRKRVDLGGRSSKERDRQKLIEQTRLERNRRLWLRQQNSAAIKIQKCFRGRKAVEAEHDKVRDQFYRTYGKSYLNINRQSFGPDSEFLRNLFFFFNAQNNGDFTVLVETCRLLLQLVQDNGDIISLFGGVDYLTNHALVDYRVKQLAFCCIQAVYHNREQLKDQVLMTPWESSEPAVVLLEVVVLLIDQKLPWACKIVGYLLQRNVFTLFREIVLVGKENRRPNNCVGKAPSLERMLSMIISHVGQKPCICPHIDPLCSFSSQMLTIPFLWQLFPSLKEGHANVLPNDVSAEYPGYACLLGNMLETAGVTLSQPDCSFEMAIDLAAVTTFLLETLPPIKSSSRETRENSTLAEDDAALPDEMEIVLNRDLEQQITNAINSRFLLQLTNVLFGEISLNGSHYGLDEKEVTAVGAACAFLNVIFNTLPLERIMTILAYRTDLVRVLWNFMKQCHEKQRWSSLPEQLLHLPADVPGWLLPLAVFCPVYKHMLMIVDNEEFYEQEKPLSLKDIRCLIIILRQALWQLLWVNPMAHNNAVKQMMNTSAYRRNPVESIKHRVSVVASELLSQLQDWNNRRQFTPPSDFHADGVDDFFISQAVLDGTKANDIMKRAPFLVPFTSRVKIFNSQLLAARQRNGAHGVFTRNRFRIRRDHILEDAYNQMSALSEEDLRGLIRVAFVNEFGVEEAGIDGGGIFKDFMENITRAAFDVQYGLFKETADHLLYPNPGSGMIHEQHLQFFHFLGTLLAKAMFEGILVDIPFATFFLSKLKQKFNYLNDLPSLDPELYRHLIFLKHYQGDISELELYFVIVNNEYGEQTEEELLPGGRNNRVTNENVITFIHLVSNHRLNFQIRQQSSHFLRGFQQLIQKDWIDMFNEHELQLLISGSLESLDVDDLRLHTNYAGGYHSEHYVIEMFWEVLKGFSLEKQKKFLKFVTGCSRGPLLGFKFLEPLFCIQRAAGSASEEALDRLPTSATCMNLLKLPPYRRYSCINLKQLLFHLLTLVIFLSNVYGNSKQQLETKLLYAINAEAGFDLS, from the exons ATGTTTTTTACCGGTGATCCAACCACTCGGAAGCGAGTTGATTTGGGAGGCCGGAGCTCCAAGGAGAGAGACAGACAGAAACTTATTGAGCAAACTAGATTGGAGCGAAACCGTCGATTGTGGTTGCGCCAACAGAATTCGGCTGCAATAAAAATTCAG AAATGCTTTAGAGGGAGAAAGGCTGTGGAAGCTGAGCATGATAAGGTGCGAGATCAGTTCTATAGAACCTATGGGAAGAGTTACCTAAATATTAACAG gcaatcttttggtccagaTTCAGAGTTCCTACGCAATCTATTCTTTTTCTTCAATGCACAAAATAATGGTGATTTTACTGTCCTTGTGGAGACCTGCCGATTGCTTTTGCAACTTGTTCAAGATAATG GGGATATCATTAGTCTGTTTGGTGGTGTAGATTATCTGACCAATCATGCTTTGGTGGACTATAGGGTGAAACAACTTGCGTTCTGTTGTATTCAGGCTGTATATCATAATAG AGAACAATTGAAGGATCAAGTATTGATGACACCGTGGGAATCTAGTGAACCGGCAGTTGTCTTGCTGGAAGTTGTAGTTCTGTTGATAGATCAAAAACTTCCATGGGCATGTAAGATTGTCGGCTATCTATTGCAAAGAAATGTCTTCACTCTATTTAGAGAAATTGTTCTTGTGGGGAAG GAAAATAGAAGGCCTAACAATTGTGTTGGAAAAGCTCCTTCATTGGAGCGCATGCTCTCTATGATAATTTCTCATGTTGGTCAGAAGCCATGTATTTGCCCACATATTGATCCGCTATGTAGTTTCTCCTCTCAGATGCTGACAATTCCTTTCTTATGGCAGCTTTTTCCAAGCTTAAAAGAG GGTCATGCTAATGTACTGCCCAATGATGTTTCAGCAGAATATCCTGGTTATGCCTGTCTCCTTGGAAACATGTTAGAAACTGCTGGAGTTACTTTATCGCAGCCTGATTGTTCATTTGAGATG gccATAGACCTTGCAGCTGTTACAACATTCTTGTTGGAGACACTTCCTCCTATAAAATCATCAAGTCGGGAAACTAGAGAAA ATTCCACACTGGCTGAGGATGATGCCGCACTGCCTGATGAGATGGAAATAGTTTTGAATAGAGATTTGGAACAACAAATAACCAATGCTATAAATTCACGCTTCCTTTTACAATTG ACAAATGTTTTATTTGGAGAAATTTCACTCAATGGTTCTCATTATGGACTGGATGAAAAAGAGGTTACAGCTGTTGGTGCTGCATGTGCTTTTCTGAATGTCATTTTCAATACTTTACCGCTCGAAAGAATCATGACTATACTAGCTTATAGAACTGATCTGGTTCGAGTGCTTTGGAATTTTATGAAGCAGTGTCATGAAAAGCAAAGATGGTCATCCTTGCCTGAGCAGTTATTGCATCTTCCAGCTGATGTGCCTGGCTGGTTACTGCCTCTGGCTGTTTTTTGTCCTGTATACAA GCACATGCTTATGATTGTTGATAATGAGGAGTTCTATGAACAGGAGAAGCCACTATCATTAAAAGATATCAGATGCCTAATTATTATTCTGAGACAG GCCTTATGGCAGCTCCTATGGGTGAATCCTATGGCACACAACAATGCAGTGAAACAGATGATGAACACTTCTGCTTATAGGCGGAACCCTGttgaatctattaaacacagagTTAGCGTCGTAGCTTCTGAACTCCTCTCTCAG TTGCAAGATTGGAACAACAGACGACAATTTACTCCACCCAGTGACTTCCATGCTGATGGTGTTGATGATTTCTTCATTTCCCAG GCTGTACTAGATGGGACGAAAGCAAATGACATAATGAAGCGAGCTCCATTTTTGGTACCTTTTACAAGCAGGGTTAAAATATTCAAT TCGCAATTATTGGCAGCCAGGCAAAGAAATGGGGCCCATGGTGTTTTTACAAGGAACAGATTCAGAATTCGACGGGATCATATTCTGGAAGATGCTTATAATCAGATGAGTGCTTTGTCTGAAGAAGATCTTCGAGGATTG ATTCGTGTGGCATTTGTCAATGAGTTTGGAGTTGAGGAGGCTGGCATTGATGGCGGTGGAATTTTTAAAGATTTCATGGAGAACATTACTCGAGCAGCATTCGATGTGCAGTATGGATTATTTAAG GAAACAGCAGATCACCTACTGTATCCTAATCCGGGTTCAGGAATGATACATGAACAGCATCTTCAGTTTTTCCATTTTCTTGGAACTCTTCTTGCAAAG GCTATGTTTGAAGGTATTCTTGTTGATATACCATTCGCAACATTCTTCTTGAGCAAATTAAAACAAAA GTTCAACTATCTGAATGACCTGCCTTCCTTGGACCCAGAATTATATCGCCATCTTATTTTCCTGAAG CACTATCAAGGTGACATTTCTGAATTGGAACTCTACTTTGTCATTGTAAATAATGAGTATGGAGAGCAAACAGAAGAAGAACTGCTTCCTGGAGGAAGAAACAATCGTGTTACTAATGAGAATGTTATTACATTTATTCATCTTGTATCCAACCATCGTTTGAATTTTCAG ATACGCCAACAAAGTTCTCATTTTTTGAGGGGCTTTCAGCAGCTCATACAGAAAGATTGGATTGATATGTTCAATGAACATGAACTTCAG CTCTTGATATCAGGTTCACTTGAAAGCTTGGATGTTGATGACCTTCGTCTTCATACCaattatgcaggaggttatcacaGT GAGCATTATGTCATTGAGATGTTCTGGGAAGTTCTCAAAGGCTTTTCCTTGGAAAAACAGAAGAAATTTTTGAA GTTTGTTACTGGTTGCTCACGAGGACCACTGCTTGGATTTAAATTCCTTGAGCCATTATTTTGCATACAGAG GGCTGCTGGCAGTGCTTCTGAAGAAGCTCTTGATCGTTTGCCAACATCAGCTACTTGTATGAATCTTCTGAAGCTTCCACCATATAGAAG GTATTCTTGCATAAATTTGAAGCAGTTGCTCTTTCATTTACTGACATTAGTAATTTTCTTATCAAATGTTTACGGTAACAGCAAACAGCAACTGGAAACAAAATTGCTCTACGCTATAAATGCTGAAGCTGGTTTTGATTTGAGCTGA
- the LOC110637209 gene encoding E3 ubiquitin-protein ligase UPL6 isoform X2: MFFTGDPTTRKRVDLGGRSSKERDRQKLIEQTRLERNRRLWLRQQNSAAIKIQKCFRGRKAVEAEHDKWIFPLYIVYASRQSFGPDSEFLRNLFFFFNAQNNGDFTVLVETCRLLLQLVQDNGDIISLFGGVDYLTNHALVDYRVKQLAFCCIQAVYHNREQLKDQVLMTPWESSEPAVVLLEVVVLLIDQKLPWACKIVGYLLQRNVFTLFREIVLVGKENRRPNNCVGKAPSLERMLSMIISHVGQKPCICPHIDPLCSFSSQMLTIPFLWQLFPSLKEVFATRELSRHYTHQMALCVQGHANVLPNDVSAEYPGYACLLGNMLETAGVTLSQPDCSFEMAIDLAAVTTFLLETLPPIKSSSRETRENSTLAEDDAALPDEMEIVLNRDLEQQITNAINSRFLLQLTNVLFGEISLNGSHYGLDEKEVTAVGAACAFLNVIFNTLPLERIMTILAYRTDLVRVLWNFMKQCHEKQRWSSLPEQLLHLPADVPGWLLPLAVFCPVYKHMLMIVDNEEFYEQEKPLSLKDIRCLIIILRQALWQLLWVNPMAHNNAVKQMMNTSAYRRNPVESIKHRVSVVASELLSQLQDWNNRRQFTPPSDFHADGVDDFFISQAVLDGTKANDIMKRAPFLVPFTSRVKIFNSQLLAARQRNGAHGVFTRNRFRIRRDHILEDAYNQMSALSEEDLRGLIRVAFVNEFGVEEAGIDGGGIFKDFMENITRAAFDVQYGLFKETADHLLYPNPGSGMIHEQHLQFFHFLGTLLAKAMFEGILVDIPFATFFLSKLKQKFNYLNDLPSLDPELYRHLIFLKHYQGDISELELYFVIVNNEYGEQTEEELLPGGRNNRVTNENVITFIHLVSNHRLNFQIRQQSSHFLRGFQQLIQKDWIDMFNEHELQLLISGSLESLDVDDLRLHTNYAGGYHSEHYVIEMFWEVLKGFSLEKQKKFLKFVTGCSRGPLLGFKFLEPLFCIQRAAGSASEEALDRLPTSATCMNLLKLPPYRRYSCINLKQLLFHLLTLVIFLSNVYGNSKQQLETKLLYAINAEAGFDLS; the protein is encoded by the exons ATGTTTTTTACCGGTGATCCAACCACTCGGAAGCGAGTTGATTTGGGAGGCCGGAGCTCCAAGGAGAGAGACAGACAGAAACTTATTGAGCAAACTAGATTGGAGCGAAACCGTCGATTGTGGTTGCGCCAACAGAATTCGGCTGCAATAAAAATTCAG AAATGCTTTAGAGGGAGAAAGGCTGTGGAAGCTGAGCATGATAAG TGGATTTTTCCACTTTACATTGTTTATGCATCtaggcaatcttttggtccagaTTCAGAGTTCCTACGCAATCTATTCTTTTTCTTCAATGCACAAAATAATGGTGATTTTACTGTCCTTGTGGAGACCTGCCGATTGCTTTTGCAACTTGTTCAAGATAATG GGGATATCATTAGTCTGTTTGGTGGTGTAGATTATCTGACCAATCATGCTTTGGTGGACTATAGGGTGAAACAACTTGCGTTCTGTTGTATTCAGGCTGTATATCATAATAG AGAACAATTGAAGGATCAAGTATTGATGACACCGTGGGAATCTAGTGAACCGGCAGTTGTCTTGCTGGAAGTTGTAGTTCTGTTGATAGATCAAAAACTTCCATGGGCATGTAAGATTGTCGGCTATCTATTGCAAAGAAATGTCTTCACTCTATTTAGAGAAATTGTTCTTGTGGGGAAG GAAAATAGAAGGCCTAACAATTGTGTTGGAAAAGCTCCTTCATTGGAGCGCATGCTCTCTATGATAATTTCTCATGTTGGTCAGAAGCCATGTATTTGCCCACATATTGATCCGCTATGTAGTTTCTCCTCTCAGATGCTGACAATTCCTTTCTTATGGCAGCTTTTTCCAAGCTTAAAAGAG GTCTTTGCAACTCGGGAGCTGAGCCGACATTACACTCATCAGATGGCACTATGTGTGCAGGGTCATGCTAATGTACTGCCCAATGATGTTTCAGCAGAATATCCTGGTTATGCCTGTCTCCTTGGAAACATGTTAGAAACTGCTGGAGTTACTTTATCGCAGCCTGATTGTTCATTTGAGATG gccATAGACCTTGCAGCTGTTACAACATTCTTGTTGGAGACACTTCCTCCTATAAAATCATCAAGTCGGGAAACTAGAGAAA ATTCCACACTGGCTGAGGATGATGCCGCACTGCCTGATGAGATGGAAATAGTTTTGAATAGAGATTTGGAACAACAAATAACCAATGCTATAAATTCACGCTTCCTTTTACAATTG ACAAATGTTTTATTTGGAGAAATTTCACTCAATGGTTCTCATTATGGACTGGATGAAAAAGAGGTTACAGCTGTTGGTGCTGCATGTGCTTTTCTGAATGTCATTTTCAATACTTTACCGCTCGAAAGAATCATGACTATACTAGCTTATAGAACTGATCTGGTTCGAGTGCTTTGGAATTTTATGAAGCAGTGTCATGAAAAGCAAAGATGGTCATCCTTGCCTGAGCAGTTATTGCATCTTCCAGCTGATGTGCCTGGCTGGTTACTGCCTCTGGCTGTTTTTTGTCCTGTATACAA GCACATGCTTATGATTGTTGATAATGAGGAGTTCTATGAACAGGAGAAGCCACTATCATTAAAAGATATCAGATGCCTAATTATTATTCTGAGACAG GCCTTATGGCAGCTCCTATGGGTGAATCCTATGGCACACAACAATGCAGTGAAACAGATGATGAACACTTCTGCTTATAGGCGGAACCCTGttgaatctattaaacacagagTTAGCGTCGTAGCTTCTGAACTCCTCTCTCAG TTGCAAGATTGGAACAACAGACGACAATTTACTCCACCCAGTGACTTCCATGCTGATGGTGTTGATGATTTCTTCATTTCCCAG GCTGTACTAGATGGGACGAAAGCAAATGACATAATGAAGCGAGCTCCATTTTTGGTACCTTTTACAAGCAGGGTTAAAATATTCAAT TCGCAATTATTGGCAGCCAGGCAAAGAAATGGGGCCCATGGTGTTTTTACAAGGAACAGATTCAGAATTCGACGGGATCATATTCTGGAAGATGCTTATAATCAGATGAGTGCTTTGTCTGAAGAAGATCTTCGAGGATTG ATTCGTGTGGCATTTGTCAATGAGTTTGGAGTTGAGGAGGCTGGCATTGATGGCGGTGGAATTTTTAAAGATTTCATGGAGAACATTACTCGAGCAGCATTCGATGTGCAGTATGGATTATTTAAG GAAACAGCAGATCACCTACTGTATCCTAATCCGGGTTCAGGAATGATACATGAACAGCATCTTCAGTTTTTCCATTTTCTTGGAACTCTTCTTGCAAAG GCTATGTTTGAAGGTATTCTTGTTGATATACCATTCGCAACATTCTTCTTGAGCAAATTAAAACAAAA GTTCAACTATCTGAATGACCTGCCTTCCTTGGACCCAGAATTATATCGCCATCTTATTTTCCTGAAG CACTATCAAGGTGACATTTCTGAATTGGAACTCTACTTTGTCATTGTAAATAATGAGTATGGAGAGCAAACAGAAGAAGAACTGCTTCCTGGAGGAAGAAACAATCGTGTTACTAATGAGAATGTTATTACATTTATTCATCTTGTATCCAACCATCGTTTGAATTTTCAG ATACGCCAACAAAGTTCTCATTTTTTGAGGGGCTTTCAGCAGCTCATACAGAAAGATTGGATTGATATGTTCAATGAACATGAACTTCAG CTCTTGATATCAGGTTCACTTGAAAGCTTGGATGTTGATGACCTTCGTCTTCATACCaattatgcaggaggttatcacaGT GAGCATTATGTCATTGAGATGTTCTGGGAAGTTCTCAAAGGCTTTTCCTTGGAAAAACAGAAGAAATTTTTGAA GTTTGTTACTGGTTGCTCACGAGGACCACTGCTTGGATTTAAATTCCTTGAGCCATTATTTTGCATACAGAG GGCTGCTGGCAGTGCTTCTGAAGAAGCTCTTGATCGTTTGCCAACATCAGCTACTTGTATGAATCTTCTGAAGCTTCCACCATATAGAAG GTATTCTTGCATAAATTTGAAGCAGTTGCTCTTTCATTTACTGACATTAGTAATTTTCTTATCAAATGTTTACGGTAACAGCAAACAGCAACTGGAAACAAAATTGCTCTACGCTATAAATGCTGAAGCTGGTTTTGATTTGAGCTGA
- the LOC110637209 gene encoding E3 ubiquitin-protein ligase UPL6 isoform X1, which produces MFFTGDPTTRKRVDLGGRSSKERDRQKLIEQTRLERNRRLWLRQQNSAAIKIQKCFRGRKAVEAEHDKVRDQFYRTYGKSYLNINRQSFGPDSEFLRNLFFFFNAQNNGDFTVLVETCRLLLQLVQDNGDIISLFGGVDYLTNHALVDYRVKQLAFCCIQAVYHNREQLKDQVLMTPWESSEPAVVLLEVVVLLIDQKLPWACKIVGYLLQRNVFTLFREIVLVGKENRRPNNCVGKAPSLERMLSMIISHVGQKPCICPHIDPLCSFSSQMLTIPFLWQLFPSLKEVFATRELSRHYTHQMALCVQGHANVLPNDVSAEYPGYACLLGNMLETAGVTLSQPDCSFEMAIDLAAVTTFLLETLPPIKSSSRETRENSTLAEDDAALPDEMEIVLNRDLEQQITNAINSRFLLQLTNVLFGEISLNGSHYGLDEKEVTAVGAACAFLNVIFNTLPLERIMTILAYRTDLVRVLWNFMKQCHEKQRWSSLPEQLLHLPADVPGWLLPLAVFCPVYKHMLMIVDNEEFYEQEKPLSLKDIRCLIIILRQALWQLLWVNPMAHNNAVKQMMNTSAYRRNPVESIKHRVSVVASELLSQLQDWNNRRQFTPPSDFHADGVDDFFISQAVLDGTKANDIMKRAPFLVPFTSRVKIFNSQLLAARQRNGAHGVFTRNRFRIRRDHILEDAYNQMSALSEEDLRGLIRVAFVNEFGVEEAGIDGGGIFKDFMENITRAAFDVQYGLFKETADHLLYPNPGSGMIHEQHLQFFHFLGTLLAKAMFEGILVDIPFATFFLSKLKQKFNYLNDLPSLDPELYRHLIFLKHYQGDISELELYFVIVNNEYGEQTEEELLPGGRNNRVTNENVITFIHLVSNHRLNFQIRQQSSHFLRGFQQLIQKDWIDMFNEHELQLLISGSLESLDVDDLRLHTNYAGGYHSEHYVIEMFWEVLKGFSLEKQKKFLKFVTGCSRGPLLGFKFLEPLFCIQRAAGSASEEALDRLPTSATCMNLLKLPPYRRYSCINLKQLLFHLLTLVIFLSNVYGNSKQQLETKLLYAINAEAGFDLS; this is translated from the exons ATGTTTTTTACCGGTGATCCAACCACTCGGAAGCGAGTTGATTTGGGAGGCCGGAGCTCCAAGGAGAGAGACAGACAGAAACTTATTGAGCAAACTAGATTGGAGCGAAACCGTCGATTGTGGTTGCGCCAACAGAATTCGGCTGCAATAAAAATTCAG AAATGCTTTAGAGGGAGAAAGGCTGTGGAAGCTGAGCATGATAAGGTGCGAGATCAGTTCTATAGAACCTATGGGAAGAGTTACCTAAATATTAACAG gcaatcttttggtccagaTTCAGAGTTCCTACGCAATCTATTCTTTTTCTTCAATGCACAAAATAATGGTGATTTTACTGTCCTTGTGGAGACCTGCCGATTGCTTTTGCAACTTGTTCAAGATAATG GGGATATCATTAGTCTGTTTGGTGGTGTAGATTATCTGACCAATCATGCTTTGGTGGACTATAGGGTGAAACAACTTGCGTTCTGTTGTATTCAGGCTGTATATCATAATAG AGAACAATTGAAGGATCAAGTATTGATGACACCGTGGGAATCTAGTGAACCGGCAGTTGTCTTGCTGGAAGTTGTAGTTCTGTTGATAGATCAAAAACTTCCATGGGCATGTAAGATTGTCGGCTATCTATTGCAAAGAAATGTCTTCACTCTATTTAGAGAAATTGTTCTTGTGGGGAAG GAAAATAGAAGGCCTAACAATTGTGTTGGAAAAGCTCCTTCATTGGAGCGCATGCTCTCTATGATAATTTCTCATGTTGGTCAGAAGCCATGTATTTGCCCACATATTGATCCGCTATGTAGTTTCTCCTCTCAGATGCTGACAATTCCTTTCTTATGGCAGCTTTTTCCAAGCTTAAAAGAG GTCTTTGCAACTCGGGAGCTGAGCCGACATTACACTCATCAGATGGCACTATGTGTGCAGGGTCATGCTAATGTACTGCCCAATGATGTTTCAGCAGAATATCCTGGTTATGCCTGTCTCCTTGGAAACATGTTAGAAACTGCTGGAGTTACTTTATCGCAGCCTGATTGTTCATTTGAGATG gccATAGACCTTGCAGCTGTTACAACATTCTTGTTGGAGACACTTCCTCCTATAAAATCATCAAGTCGGGAAACTAGAGAAA ATTCCACACTGGCTGAGGATGATGCCGCACTGCCTGATGAGATGGAAATAGTTTTGAATAGAGATTTGGAACAACAAATAACCAATGCTATAAATTCACGCTTCCTTTTACAATTG ACAAATGTTTTATTTGGAGAAATTTCACTCAATGGTTCTCATTATGGACTGGATGAAAAAGAGGTTACAGCTGTTGGTGCTGCATGTGCTTTTCTGAATGTCATTTTCAATACTTTACCGCTCGAAAGAATCATGACTATACTAGCTTATAGAACTGATCTGGTTCGAGTGCTTTGGAATTTTATGAAGCAGTGTCATGAAAAGCAAAGATGGTCATCCTTGCCTGAGCAGTTATTGCATCTTCCAGCTGATGTGCCTGGCTGGTTACTGCCTCTGGCTGTTTTTTGTCCTGTATACAA GCACATGCTTATGATTGTTGATAATGAGGAGTTCTATGAACAGGAGAAGCCACTATCATTAAAAGATATCAGATGCCTAATTATTATTCTGAGACAG GCCTTATGGCAGCTCCTATGGGTGAATCCTATGGCACACAACAATGCAGTGAAACAGATGATGAACACTTCTGCTTATAGGCGGAACCCTGttgaatctattaaacacagagTTAGCGTCGTAGCTTCTGAACTCCTCTCTCAG TTGCAAGATTGGAACAACAGACGACAATTTACTCCACCCAGTGACTTCCATGCTGATGGTGTTGATGATTTCTTCATTTCCCAG GCTGTACTAGATGGGACGAAAGCAAATGACATAATGAAGCGAGCTCCATTTTTGGTACCTTTTACAAGCAGGGTTAAAATATTCAAT TCGCAATTATTGGCAGCCAGGCAAAGAAATGGGGCCCATGGTGTTTTTACAAGGAACAGATTCAGAATTCGACGGGATCATATTCTGGAAGATGCTTATAATCAGATGAGTGCTTTGTCTGAAGAAGATCTTCGAGGATTG ATTCGTGTGGCATTTGTCAATGAGTTTGGAGTTGAGGAGGCTGGCATTGATGGCGGTGGAATTTTTAAAGATTTCATGGAGAACATTACTCGAGCAGCATTCGATGTGCAGTATGGATTATTTAAG GAAACAGCAGATCACCTACTGTATCCTAATCCGGGTTCAGGAATGATACATGAACAGCATCTTCAGTTTTTCCATTTTCTTGGAACTCTTCTTGCAAAG GCTATGTTTGAAGGTATTCTTGTTGATATACCATTCGCAACATTCTTCTTGAGCAAATTAAAACAAAA GTTCAACTATCTGAATGACCTGCCTTCCTTGGACCCAGAATTATATCGCCATCTTATTTTCCTGAAG CACTATCAAGGTGACATTTCTGAATTGGAACTCTACTTTGTCATTGTAAATAATGAGTATGGAGAGCAAACAGAAGAAGAACTGCTTCCTGGAGGAAGAAACAATCGTGTTACTAATGAGAATGTTATTACATTTATTCATCTTGTATCCAACCATCGTTTGAATTTTCAG ATACGCCAACAAAGTTCTCATTTTTTGAGGGGCTTTCAGCAGCTCATACAGAAAGATTGGATTGATATGTTCAATGAACATGAACTTCAG CTCTTGATATCAGGTTCACTTGAAAGCTTGGATGTTGATGACCTTCGTCTTCATACCaattatgcaggaggttatcacaGT GAGCATTATGTCATTGAGATGTTCTGGGAAGTTCTCAAAGGCTTTTCCTTGGAAAAACAGAAGAAATTTTTGAA GTTTGTTACTGGTTGCTCACGAGGACCACTGCTTGGATTTAAATTCCTTGAGCCATTATTTTGCATACAGAG GGCTGCTGGCAGTGCTTCTGAAGAAGCTCTTGATCGTTTGCCAACATCAGCTACTTGTATGAATCTTCTGAAGCTTCCACCATATAGAAG GTATTCTTGCATAAATTTGAAGCAGTTGCTCTTTCATTTACTGACATTAGTAATTTTCTTATCAAATGTTTACGGTAACAGCAAACAGCAACTGGAAACAAAATTGCTCTACGCTATAAATGCTGAAGCTGGTTTTGATTTGAGCTGA